The following coding sequences lie in one Notolabrus celidotus isolate fNotCel1 chromosome 20, fNotCel1.pri, whole genome shotgun sequence genomic window:
- the LOC117832223 gene encoding transmembrane emp24 domain-containing protein 1-like — protein MLCVLRMMTVPAQLSLLACLTLTVGLTLGFEPNKGTSFTFLLPAGTTECFFQTTESNGSMEFSYQVIAGSGLDVGFSIISPSGYRLASDFRRSDGVHMVHLTEEGDYRLCFDNSFSKLSEKMVFFEVIINNKNDAGGGQDQWDDMAITESLVEYQMEDIRASMESVYRHLERTLKVQAVLRAFEARDRYLLEDNLWRVSFWSCLSLLVMLTVAVIQIYTLRLLFEDKKRMVT, from the exons ATGTTGTGTGTGCTGAGGATGATGACTGTGCCGGCACAGCTCAGTTTGCTGGCATGCTTAACTCTGACTGTGGGCCTGACTTTGGGTTTTGAGCCAAACAAAGGCACTTCATTTACATTTCTATTACCTGCTGGTACCACAGAGTGTTTTTTCCAAACCACAGAGAGTAATGGCAGCATGGAATTCTCATACCAG GTGATAGCTGGATCAGGTTTGGATGTTGGGTTTAGCATCATCTCACCTAGCGGATACCGGCTGGCCTCTGACTTCAGGAGATCTGACGGCGTCCACAT GGTGCATCTCACTGAGGAGGGAGACTACAGGTTGTGTTTTGACAACAGCTTCAGTAAACTGTCAGAGAAGATGGTTTTCTTTGAGGTGATCATTAATAATAAGAATGACGCAGGCGGAGGACAGGACCAGTGGGATGACATGGCCATAACAGAGAGCCTGGTGGAGTACCAAATGGAGGACATCAGG GCGAGTATGGAGTCTGTGTACCGACACCTGGAGAGGACTCTTAAGGTCCAGGCTGTGCTGAGGGCCTTTGAGGCCAGGGACCGCTACCTTCTGGAGGATAACCTGTGGAGAGTGTCCTTCTGGTCCTGTCTCAGCCTGCTTGTCATGCTAACTGTTGCTGTCATCCAAATCTACACCCTGCGACTTCTCTTTGAAGACAAAAAGCGCATGGTCACATAG